The Dehalococcoides mccartyi CG5 genome contains the following window.
CCGCATATTTCAGTATCATAACCATGGCGGCGGATAAGTACCTGCCCGCATTTGGGGCAGCAGGTAGTCTCGCTTTTGTGTCCGGGCACATTCCCCATATATACATATTTCAGCCCTTCCCCCTGACCTATTTCCACTGCTTTTTCCAGTGTCTCAAAAGGCGTTGGAGGAACATCCAGCATATCCCGGCAGGGATAAAAACGGGTGACGTGCCAGGGAGTAAGCTCTCCCAGACGGGTTTTTATCCAGCGGGCTATCCCGGTAAGCTGTTCAGGGTCATCATTATAGGTGGGAATAATATTTGTTACCACTTCCACGTGCATGCCCCACTGGGACTTGGCCCTTTCGGTGGTAGCCAGTATCTTTTCCCAATGCTGGATTTTGGATAGCTTTTTATAGGTATCCGCCTTGAAACCCTTTATATCCACCCTGAAAGCGTCCATATACGGGCCAATAGTATCCAGCGCATCCGCGGTCATATAACCATTGGTTACATATACCGTATAAAGCCCGTTATTTTTGGCTAAACGGGCACAATCCAGCGTATATTCAAACCAAACCGTAGGTTCATTATAAGTAAAGGCGATACCCTGGCAGTGGTGTTCTCTGGCCATGCTTACAGCCTGTTCGGGCAGAAGGGTTCGGGAGCTGAACAGTCTTTCGTAAGTATCAGGACAGGCAATCTCCCAGTTTTGGCAACCGGTACAATGAAAGTTGCATCCCCAGCTGCCCAGTGAAAATACCTGACTGCCGGGATAGAAATGATAAAGCGGTTTTTTCTCTATGGGATCTACCGCCACCGAGGAGGTACGCCCGTAATTCAGACTAAAAAGAGAACCGTTTATATTTTGATAAACCTGACAAACACCCAAGTGATTGGGATTTATACGGCAATTCCACTGGCAGGTATGACAGCGGATTACTCCGTTTGGCATCTTTTGGTAGAGCAGAGCTTCGTGCATAATTGATCCTCGGGTAGATTATAACACCCCACCCTGAGAAAAAATACAGCTTTAAGGTTA
Protein-coding sequences here:
- the amrS gene encoding AmmeMemoRadiSam system radical SAM enzyme, producing MHEALLYQKMPNGVIRCHTCQWNCRINPNHLGVCQVYQNINGSLFSLNYGRTSSVAVDPIEKKPLYHFYPGSQVFSLGSWGCNFHCTGCQNWEIACPDTYERLFSSRTLLPEQAVSMAREHHCQGIAFTYNEPTVWFEYTLDCARLAKNNGLYTVYVTNGYMTADALDTIGPYMDAFRVDIKGFKADTYKKLSKIQHWEKILATTERAKSQWGMHVEVVTNIIPTYNDDPEQLTGIARWIKTRLGELTPWHVTRFYPCRDMLDVPPTPFETLEKAVEIGQGEGLKYVYMGNVPGHKSETTCCPKCGQVLIRRHGYDTEICGLDNDHCRHCRSKLYIRLSSPTEGE